From Thiovulum sp. ES, a single genomic window includes:
- a CDS encoding ankyrin repeat-containing protein (PFAM: Ankyrin repeat): MKILFILLPILLSGGNWKEIHRAIYEENRETLSQILENNISKIEETTEAGLTPLHLAVKMRNLELVEFLVKRGAEVDCEDNRDRTPLTYAISQKRNKIAKLLLLNGADFEHENSEGVTPLHQASFSNNLEIVKFLLNIGADKNAKTKHNLTAFDIALSRGNLGIADYLK, from the coding sequence ATGAAAATATTATTTATACTCCTACCAATTTTACTTTCTGGTGGAAATTGGAAAGAGATTCATCGTGCAATTTATGAAGAAAACAGAGAAACACTTTCTCAAATTTTAGAAAATAATATTTCAAAAATTGAAGAGACGACAGAAGCAGGATTAACACCATTGCATCTTGCGGTAAAAATGAGAAATTTGGAACTTGTCGAATTTTTAGTGAAACGGGGGGCTGAAGTTGATTGTGAAGATAATCGAGATCGAACACCTTTAACTTATGCGATTTCTCAAAAAAGAAACAAAATTGCCAAGTTATTGCTTTTAAATGGTGCAGATTTTGAACATGAAAATAGTGAAGGAGTTACTCCACTTCATCAAGCATCTTTCTCAAATAATTTAGAAATCGTGAAATTTTTACTGAATATTGGAGCGGATAAAAATGCAAAAACAAAACATAATTTAACAGCTTTTGATATTGCTCTATCACGGGGAAATTTGGGAATTGCAGATTATTTAAAATAA
- a CDS encoding Methyl-accepting chemotaxis protein Mcp9 (PFAM: Methyl-accepting chemotaxis protein (MCP) signaling domain) gives MTIEEKKITELEEELKFYREALGTYIGKPFALFKNSQLAYLSEEAEDKRLDKYQSLMLSGTQEILGDTFTAVVSEKRVKRSEGFKLFEVDIKNDVYNQEEGPMSDEERFKRIKDIRQDIIFEALSDAQKLLDNLLGDMQFLVEESQGTADSSAEGMKNIESIYKDTAHLSENVKESVAVMDKLNNSSLSIQEVLALIDDVADQTNLLALNAAIEAARAGEHGRGFSVVAEQIRGLAEKTQKATQDIGDVIGVMTMDIDKSRRKTNSINDLVQTIQHDVTNVRNLIIQFKGNSSRTSFKVKDISYNIFSELAKFDHVIFKNNLYTYFLKESQGFSAGDHFSCRLGKWYYHGTGRDTFVDTESFKHLELPHATVHKEAHTVVELMEKDTISLDEALIHFMNIEEASKDVFRILDEIVKEKSSMTVGDAVDILFSVDTAPRVKKKKVKSGAKGFV, from the coding sequence ATGACAATCGAAGAAAAAAAAATCACTGAACTTGAAGAAGAACTTAAGTTTTACAGAGAGGCTTTAGGGACTTATATTGGAAAGCCTTTTGCACTTTTCAAAAATTCTCAACTAGCCTATCTATCAGAAGAAGCTGAAGATAAAAGGCTTGACAAATATCAAAGTCTTATGCTTTCAGGGACTCAAGAAATTTTAGGCGATACTTTTACCGCTGTTGTTTCTGAAAAGAGAGTCAAAAGATCAGAAGGTTTCAAACTTTTTGAAGTAGATATTAAAAACGACGTCTATAATCAAGAAGAGGGTCCAATGAGTGACGAAGAGAGATTTAAAAGAATTAAAGATATTCGACAGGATATTATTTTTGAAGCTCTCTCAGATGCACAAAAACTTCTTGATAATCTTCTTGGTGATATGCAATTCCTTGTTGAAGAATCTCAAGGAACTGCCGACAGCTCTGCTGAGGGAATGAAAAATATTGAAAGTATCTATAAAGATACAGCACATCTTTCTGAAAATGTTAAAGAGAGTGTTGCTGTTATGGATAAATTAAATAATAGCAGTCTCTCTATTCAAGAAGTTCTTGCCCTTATTGATGATGTTGCAGATCAGACAAATCTTCTTGCACTTAATGCTGCAATTGAAGCAGCTCGGGCTGGTGAGCATGGTCGAGGATTCTCTGTTGTTGCTGAGCAGATTCGAGGACTTGCCGAAAAAACACAAAAAGCAACTCAAGATATTGGTGATGTTATTGGTGTTATGACAATGGATATTGATAAATCTCGAAGAAAAACAAACTCTATTAATGATTTGGTTCAAACAATTCAACATGATGTTACAAATGTCAGAAACCTCATCATTCAATTTAAAGGGAACTCTTCGAGAACTTCTTTCAAAGTTAAAGATATTTCTTACAATATTTTCTCTGAACTTGCCAAGTTTGACCATGTTATTTTCAAAAATAATCTTTATACTTATTTTCTTAAAGAGTCTCAAGGATTCTCAGCAGGAGATCACTTTAGTTGCCGACTTGGAAAATGGTACTACCATGGAACTGGTCGAGATACTTTTGTGGATACAGAATCATTCAAACATCTTGAACTTCCACATGCTACTGTTCATAAAGAGGCACATACGGTTGTTGAACTTATGGAGAAAGATACAATTTCTCTTGATGAAGCTCTTATTCACTTTATGAATATTGAAGAAGCAAGTAAAGATGTTTTCAGAATTCTTGATGAAATCGTAAAAGAGAAATCAAGTATGACCGTTGGTGATGCCGTTGATATTCTTTTTTCAGTTGATACTGCTCCAAGAGTTAAAAAGAAAAAAGTTAAAAGCGGTGCGAAAGGTTTCGTATAG
- a CDS encoding response regulator with CheY-like receiver, AAA-type ATPase, and DNA-binding domains (PFAM: Response regulator receiver domain) produces the protein MKKVAIVDDELEILNMLERLLNREKNIEVRVFSNPENAIEEVKDGIFDLVMLDIMMPQMNGIEFLKAMRTKNHKTKVIMMTAHSTLDRVLNSHQSGADDYILKPFKSLPKILDKVRETLA, from the coding sequence TTGAAAAAAGTTGCAATTGTTGATGATGAATTAGAAATACTTAATATGTTAGAGAGACTCTTGAATAGAGAAAAAAATATCGAAGTTAGAGTTTTTAGTAATCCTGAAAATGCAATCGAAGAAGTTAAAGATGGTATTTTTGACTTGGTAATGCTCGATATTATGATGCCTCAAATGAATGGAATTGAATTTTTAAAAGCTATGAGAACGAAAAATCATAAAACAAAAGTTATTATGATGACTGCTCACTCTACACTTGATAGGGTTTTAAACTCTCACCAGAGCGGAGCAGATGACTATATTTTAAAACCTTTTAAAAGTCTTCCAAAAATTCTTGACAAAGTTAGAGAAACTCTAGCTTAA
- a CDS encoding glycosyltransferase (PFAM: Glycosyl transferases group 1) produces MNCRILLFSDTVCDANGVSRFLQNYSQLSKDLKVDFRVVTSTTKTRCDDSLFFNTKPLFKIEMPFYKELDLVIPRKKEFEKIVREFKPDLIHISTPGLVGFSGRKIAKKFGIPMAGVYHTDFPEFIYDNTKSSLLRWITKKVLKNFYKDFTAVFSRSESYIPHISESIGVSKEKIYVLKAGIDTNSFHTKFADEVIWKRLQIQKNSIKALYVGRLTPEKNFPFLLEIWKEFKKRSGDKTSSLIVVGDGKEKFGDLSEFGIHFLGYRGGEELSKIYASSDFFLFPSINDTLGQSVMEAQSSGLPAIVSNIGGPKTVVKNGQSAFVLPIEKDMWIEKISELIENEKLRKEFSEVGHQNIQNMSIKDSFLDFFHKSCSLKN; encoded by the coding sequence GTGAATTGTCGCATTCTACTTTTTTCGGACACGGTTTGTGATGCAAATGGAGTCTCGAGATTTCTCCAAAACTATTCACAACTCTCAAAAGACTTAAAAGTAGATTTTCGAGTTGTAACATCAACAACAAAAACTCGATGCGACGACTCTCTATTTTTCAACACAAAACCACTATTTAAAATAGAGATGCCTTTTTACAAAGAACTTGATTTAGTAATTCCGAGAAAAAAAGAGTTTGAAAAAATAGTTCGGGAATTTAAGCCCGACCTCATCCACATTTCAACACCTGGATTAGTTGGATTTTCTGGTCGGAAAATTGCAAAAAAATTTGGAATTCCAATGGCGGGAGTCTATCATACCGATTTTCCAGAATTTATTTACGACAATACAAAAAGTTCTCTGCTTCGGTGGATTACTAAAAAAGTTTTAAAAAATTTCTACAAAGATTTCACCGCAGTTTTTTCTCGTTCTGAAAGTTATATTCCGCATATTTCTGAAAGTATTGGAGTTTCAAAAGAGAAAATTTATGTTTTAAAAGCTGGAATTGACACAAACTCTTTTCACACAAAATTTGCCGATGAGGTCATTTGGAAAAGATTACAAATTCAAAAAAATTCTATCAAAGCTCTTTATGTTGGTCGTCTCACTCCAGAAAAGAATTTCCCTTTTCTCTTAGAAATTTGGAAAGAGTTTAAAAAAAGAAGCGGAGACAAAACCTCATCGCTAATTGTTGTTGGTGATGGAAAAGAGAAATTTGGAGATTTGTCGGAATTTGGAATTCACTTTTTAGGCTATCGTGGTGGCGAAGAACTTTCTAAAATTTATGCATCTTCCGATTTCTTTCTTTTTCCATCTATTAACGACACACTTGGACAAAGTGTTATGGAGGCTCAGTCCTCTGGATTACCTGCAATTGTTTCAAACATCGGAGGTCCAAAAACTGTTGTTAAAAATGGGCAAAGTGCCTTTGTTTTGCCAATTGAAAAAGATATGTGGATCGAAAAAATTTCCGAACTTATTGAAAATGAGAAATTGAGAAAAGAGTTTTCTGAAGTTGGGCATCAAAATATTCAAAATATGAGTATAAAAGATAGTTTTTTAGATTTTTTTCACAAGAGCTGTTCTCTGAAAAATTAG
- a CDS encoding 23S RNA-specific pseudouridylate synthase (PFAM: RNA pseudouridylate synthase), with product MANEKAYKVLAEQEKISNNEAKKLIDNGVVFLQGRRVAIARAEVPKTSRFKVQRVEKLQFIFEDENIIAVNKPVFMESEEAEKKVKDAFLLNRLDRDTSGILLLSRNKEYQKKVIETFKKRDVYKEYVAVVSGRIAEPFEIDKRLKKDRRGGRAVVSVSKNGEEAITKVEPISIHGKYSKVKVLIETGRTHQIRVHLQSAGYPILGDRIYGGKEYERLMLHSKKTELLGYSFEAKEPKSFVMRLD from the coding sequence ATGGCAAATGAAAAAGCATATAAAGTTTTAGCAGAACAAGAAAAAATATCAAATAACGAAGCAAAAAAATTGATTGACAATGGAGTTGTCTTTTTACAAGGGCGACGAGTTGCAATTGCAAGAGCAGAAGTTCCAAAAACTAGCCGTTTTAAGGTGCAACGAGTTGAGAAATTACAATTTATTTTTGAAGACGAAAACATAATTGCGGTAAATAAACCCGTTTTTATGGAATCAGAAGAGGCGGAAAAAAAAGTAAAAGATGCTTTTTTACTAAATCGACTTGATCGAGACACAAGCGGAATTCTTTTACTTAGTCGAAACAAAGAGTATCAGAAAAAAGTGATTGAGACTTTTAAAAAACGAGATGTTTATAAAGAGTATGTTGCGGTAGTTTCTGGTCGAATCGCCGAGCCTTTTGAAATTGATAAGCGATTAAAAAAAGATCGTCGAGGCGGTCGTGCCGTTGTTTCTGTTTCTAAAAATGGAGAAGAGGCAATTACAAAAGTTGAACCAATTTCAATTCACGGAAAATACAGCAAAGTAAAAGTTCTAATTGAGACTGGACGGACTCATCAGATTCGTGTCCATTTACAATCTGCGGGATACCCAATTTTAGGGGATAGAATTTACGGCGGAAAAGAGTATGAAAGACTTATGTTGCACTCAAAAAAAACCGAACTTTTAGGATACTCATTTGAGGCGAAAGAGCCAAAAAGTTTTGTCATGAGACTTGATTAG